One region of candidate division KSB1 bacterium genomic DNA includes:
- a CDS encoding DUF1415 domain-containing protein — translation MYDEKMVRPVRQWVETLVVGMNLCPFAKREMVKNRVRFATTTSITEEQLLMALQAELELLNTDPSVETTLLIHSGVLQDFCDYNQFLSYADSLLVEMGLEGIYQIASFHPDYQFDGTKPDDVENYTNRSPYPMLHLIREASLERVIADYPEVDQIPVRNKALMNDLGQDKLQALLRSCLNDRNP, via the coding sequence GTGTATGACGAGAAAATGGTTCGACCTGTACGGCAGTGGGTTGAAACTTTGGTTGTGGGAATGAATCTCTGTCCATTTGCCAAACGTGAGATGGTGAAGAACAGGGTGCGCTTTGCTACCACTACATCGATAACGGAAGAGCAGTTGTTGATGGCTCTGCAAGCCGAGTTGGAATTGCTCAATACTGATCCGTCAGTTGAAACCACGCTGCTGATTCACTCAGGTGTATTGCAAGACTTTTGCGACTACAATCAGTTTCTGAGTTATGCCGATAGTTTACTTGTGGAGATGGGATTGGAAGGTATCTATCAGATAGCCAGCTTTCATCCGGACTATCAGTTTGACGGTACAAAGCCGGACGATGTAGAGAACTATACGAACCGCTCGCCCTATCCCATGTTGCATCTTATTCGAGAGGCGAGTCTTGAGCGAGTCATTGCGGACTATCCTGAAGTCGATCAAATTCCAGTGCGAAACAAAGCGCTAATGAATGACCTGGGACAGGACAAGCTGCAGGCATTATTGAGATCCTGTTTAAACGATAGGAACCCGTAA